From Diaminobutyricibacter sp. McL0608, one genomic window encodes:
- a CDS encoding MDR family MFS transporter translates to MGEKDRIDPGVLKISLAVVVGALAVVFDTTIVSVALHTLATDLHTSVSTIQWVSTGYLLALGVTIPLVGWAQQRIGGKRLWMIALTIFLLASILCSLAWDAPSLITFRVVQGVGGGLMLPLMSTLVMQAAHGQNLGRIMSVVSLPAVLGPILGPVVGGLILTTLDWRWLFWVNVPFCLVGLVLASRLMPKDGPGRPIRLDVVGLVLLSPAMVGILYGLSNVGEDGGFARADVLIPVIAGVALLVAFALWAVHKAGAALVDVRLFRHRPVASASALLFLSGASLYGAMLLLPLYFQEVRGADALGAGLLLVPQGIGSLFSRTLAGRLTDKLGARIVTMAGFAIVGLATLPFAVATPVTNEWLLMAALLVRGFGLGAVTIPLMTVAFVGLDRTDVPHASILTRIAQQVGGSFGVAVLAVILQTAAVGAHTLDGISDAFDTAFWWAVGFTVLAIGLSFLLPARRVVEPEAQRVAGPTAVDANAAERVEPVAAPSDGVESVDSPPAVPERG, encoded by the coding sequence ATGGGCGAGAAAGATCGCATCGATCCCGGGGTCCTCAAGATCTCGCTCGCCGTCGTCGTCGGCGCCCTGGCCGTCGTCTTCGACACGACCATCGTCAGCGTCGCCCTCCACACCCTGGCGACCGACCTCCACACCTCGGTCTCGACCATCCAGTGGGTCAGCACCGGCTACCTGCTCGCGCTCGGCGTGACCATCCCGCTCGTCGGATGGGCGCAACAGCGCATCGGCGGCAAACGACTCTGGATGATCGCCCTCACGATCTTCCTCCTCGCCTCGATCCTCTGCAGCCTCGCCTGGGACGCCCCCAGCCTGATCACTTTCCGCGTGGTGCAAGGCGTCGGCGGCGGGCTGATGCTCCCGCTCATGTCGACCCTCGTCATGCAGGCCGCGCACGGCCAGAACCTCGGCCGCATCATGTCGGTCGTCAGCCTGCCGGCCGTGCTCGGCCCCATCCTGGGCCCGGTCGTCGGCGGCCTGATCCTCACCACCTTGGACTGGCGCTGGCTGTTCTGGGTGAACGTCCCGTTCTGCCTCGTCGGCCTCGTCCTGGCGTCGCGTCTCATGCCGAAGGACGGCCCCGGCAGGCCCATTCGACTGGACGTCGTCGGTCTCGTGCTGCTGTCGCCGGCGATGGTGGGCATCCTCTACGGTCTGTCGAACGTGGGCGAGGACGGCGGCTTCGCCCGGGCGGATGTGCTGATCCCCGTGATCGCGGGCGTCGCGCTCCTGGTCGCCTTCGCCCTCTGGGCGGTGCACAAGGCGGGCGCCGCGCTGGTGGATGTGCGACTCTTCCGGCATCGCCCGGTCGCCTCCGCCTCGGCGCTGCTCTTCCTCTCCGGCGCATCCCTGTACGGCGCGATGCTGCTGCTCCCCCTCTATTTCCAGGAGGTGCGCGGCGCAGATGCTCTGGGCGCCGGCCTCCTGCTGGTGCCCCAGGGAATCGGCTCACTGTTCAGCCGCACCCTTGCGGGGCGTCTCACCGACAAGCTCGGCGCCCGCATCGTCACGATGGCCGGATTCGCGATCGTCGGCCTCGCGACGCTCCCGTTCGCTGTCGCGACGCCGGTCACGAACGAGTGGCTGCTCATGGCGGCACTTCTCGTCCGCGGCTTCGGTCTCGGCGCGGTCACCATCCCCCTCATGACCGTGGCGTTCGTCGGACTTGATCGCACCGACGTGCCGCACGCCAGCATCCTGACCCGGATCGCGCAGCAGGTCGGCGGATCGTTCGGAGTCGCCGTGCTGGCCGTCATTCTTCAGACGGCCGCCGTCGGTGCGCACACGCTCGACGGCATCTCGGATGCGTTCGACACGGCATTCTGGTGGGCGGTCGGGTTCACCGTGCTCGCGATCGGGCTGTCGTTCCTGTTGCCCGCGCGACGCGTGGTCGAGCCGGAGGCGCAACGGGTCGCCGGACCCACGGCGGTGGATGCGAACGCGGCTGAGAGGGTCGAGCCGGTGGCAGCTCCGTCTGACGGGGTCGAGTCGGTCGATTCACCGCCGGCCGTGCCCGAAAGGGGCTAG
- a CDS encoding TetR/AcrR family transcriptional regulator produces MDLIEEAPARRRRGQELEDALLDAAWDELLESGYAALTFDAVAARAGTSRTVVYRRWPTKPDLVRASVARAGTRDRVPAPDTGTLRGDAIALLKRANETRLGFAAVLSVHLGQYFQETGTGPADLRELMIGGRATTLDDILERAVARGEIDRAVLTPRIAALPFDLFRQEVLMTLKPVPLATITEIVDTIFLPLVGLRPLA; encoded by the coding sequence ATGGATCTTATCGAGGAGGCTCCGGCCCGGCGGCGGCGCGGCCAGGAACTCGAGGATGCGCTGCTCGACGCGGCCTGGGACGAACTGCTCGAATCCGGGTACGCCGCGCTCACGTTCGACGCGGTCGCCGCGCGTGCGGGAACCAGCCGGACCGTGGTCTATCGGCGGTGGCCCACCAAACCCGACCTGGTGCGCGCCTCGGTGGCCCGGGCGGGCACGAGGGACAGGGTGCCCGCTCCCGACACCGGCACGCTGCGCGGGGATGCGATCGCGCTCCTGAAACGGGCCAACGAGACCCGGCTCGGATTCGCGGCAGTGCTCAGCGTGCACCTCGGCCAGTACTTCCAGGAGACCGGAACCGGTCCGGCAGACCTCCGCGAGTTGATGATCGGCGGGCGCGCGACCACGCTGGACGACATCCTCGAACGTGCTGTCGCGCGAGGAGAGATCGACCGCGCCGTGCTCACGCCGCGCATCGCGGCCCTGCCGTTCGACCTGTTCCGGCAGGAGGTCCTGATGACGCTCAAGCCCGTGCCGCTTGCGACGATCACGGAGATCGTGGACACGATCTTCCTGCCCCTCGTCGGGCTGCGGCCGCTCGCCTGA
- a CDS encoding gluconate 2-dehydrogenase subunit 3 family protein has translation MNGLPLDPEDGGDRFPGFDVLEFRAHWDDATRSVVDGRLGMLPAIRFFSVVEEAAATALFDQLLYQRSEPKVPVTRMVDSRLAEKETDGWHYDTMPPDDVAWRRSLASLDEDARGQHGVPFCECSWDDQTELLSWVHASKADEWHGLPPAQVWSLWTRYACTAFYSHPWAWNEIGFAGPAYPRGYKNIGVDRREPFEVADTSPGEDPVRDAPDAR, from the coding sequence GTGAACGGCCTCCCACTCGATCCGGAGGACGGCGGCGACCGGTTCCCCGGGTTCGATGTGCTCGAATTCCGCGCACACTGGGATGACGCCACGCGCAGCGTCGTCGACGGTCGTCTCGGGATGCTCCCCGCCATCCGGTTCTTCAGCGTCGTCGAGGAGGCAGCCGCCACTGCGCTCTTCGACCAGCTGCTCTATCAGCGCTCCGAGCCGAAGGTCCCGGTGACGCGGATGGTCGACTCGCGTCTCGCGGAGAAGGAGACGGACGGCTGGCACTACGACACGATGCCGCCCGACGACGTCGCGTGGCGGCGGTCGTTGGCATCGCTGGACGAGGACGCCCGAGGTCAGCACGGCGTCCCGTTCTGCGAATGCAGCTGGGACGACCAGACCGAACTGCTCTCCTGGGTCCACGCAAGCAAGGCGGACGAATGGCACGGTCTCCCGCCTGCACAGGTGTGGAGCCTCTGGACCCGCTACGCCTGCACCGCCTTCTATTCGCATCCGTGGGCCTGGAACGAGATCGGTTTCGCCGGCCCCGCGTATCCGCGCGGCTACAAGAACATCGGCGTCGACCGGCGTGAGCCGTTCGAGGTCGCCGACACGAGTCCGGGTGAAGACCCGGTGAGGGATGCGCCGGATGCCCGGTGA
- a CDS encoding GMC family oxidoreductase — protein MPGDVRERNESAWLLTPRGALPDDLGMRHFDDTDVVDLVIVGCGAGGSTLLQRTARAGWKVVALEAGPFWDPERDWVSDEAGSHHLYWTEPRQIGGGDPVPLGSNNSGRGVGGSMVHYAGYTPRFHPSDFRTKSVDGVGADWPIDYPDLAPYYADIEEELPVAGEDWPWGDPHGYPHRPHPVSGNGELFQRGALAAGITAKVGPVAIANGRFGHRPHCIYRGFCLQGCKVNAKASPLVTHIPDAVAHGAEVRAECMVTSIAVDDRTGAATGVHYLRAGRPRFQRARMVAVAGYSIETPRLLLNSASGRFPDGLCNDFDQVGRYLMVQGAPQTAGRFDSEVRMWKGPPPEVSTEDFYETDPAKPYKRGFSIQTVSPLPITWAEHVMAEGRWGAEFRRYMTDYVHWACLGALCEFLPQPGNRVTLADEKDRYGLPVAHFSYTQCDNDRMLAKAAQEVMERILKAAGADEVITIQRYAHLVGGCRMAADETEGVVDADCRTFAVPNLLIVDGSVLPTQGSANPALTIMAIAARAADRLVRYPEPTEKGRS, from the coding sequence ATGCCCGGTGACGTTCGCGAGCGCAACGAGTCCGCCTGGCTTCTCACCCCGCGCGGAGCGCTGCCGGACGACCTCGGGATGCGTCATTTCGACGACACCGACGTGGTGGACCTCGTGATCGTCGGGTGCGGAGCCGGCGGGTCGACTCTGCTGCAGCGCACCGCGCGCGCGGGATGGAAGGTGGTCGCGCTGGAGGCCGGACCGTTCTGGGATCCGGAGCGCGACTGGGTCAGTGACGAAGCCGGATCGCACCACCTGTACTGGACGGAGCCCCGCCAGATCGGCGGCGGCGATCCGGTTCCGCTCGGCTCCAACAACTCGGGCCGCGGGGTCGGCGGGTCGATGGTGCATTACGCCGGTTATACGCCGCGTTTCCATCCGAGCGACTTCCGGACGAAGTCCGTCGACGGCGTCGGCGCGGACTGGCCGATCGACTACCCCGATCTTGCTCCGTACTATGCGGACATCGAAGAAGAACTCCCGGTCGCAGGCGAGGACTGGCCGTGGGGCGACCCGCACGGCTACCCGCACCGGCCGCATCCGGTCTCCGGGAACGGCGAGCTGTTCCAGCGCGGCGCACTCGCCGCCGGTATCACCGCGAAGGTCGGACCGGTCGCCATCGCCAACGGCCGGTTCGGGCATCGCCCGCATTGCATCTATCGCGGGTTCTGTCTGCAGGGCTGCAAGGTGAACGCCAAGGCGTCGCCGCTGGTCACGCACATCCCGGACGCCGTGGCTCACGGCGCGGAAGTCCGCGCCGAGTGCATGGTCACCTCGATCGCGGTGGACGACCGCACCGGCGCCGCGACCGGCGTGCACTACCTTCGCGCAGGCCGACCACGGTTCCAACGGGCCCGGATGGTCGCTGTCGCCGGGTATTCGATCGAGACGCCGCGCCTGCTGCTGAATTCCGCATCCGGCCGTTTCCCCGACGGCCTGTGCAACGACTTCGACCAGGTCGGCCGGTACCTGATGGTGCAGGGAGCGCCGCAGACCGCGGGTCGCTTCGACTCCGAGGTGCGGATGTGGAAAGGGCCGCCCCCCGAAGTGAGCACCGAGGACTTCTACGAGACCGACCCGGCGAAGCCGTACAAGCGCGGGTTCTCCATCCAGACCGTGTCTCCGCTGCCGATCACCTGGGCCGAACACGTGATGGCTGAAGGGCGCTGGGGTGCGGAGTTCCGCAGGTACATGACCGACTATGTGCACTGGGCGTGCCTCGGCGCCCTGTGCGAATTCCTGCCGCAGCCCGGCAACCGGGTGACGCTCGCGGACGAGAAGGATCGTTACGGCCTGCCGGTCGCGCACTTCTCGTACACGCAGTGCGACAACGACCGGATGCTCGCGAAGGCCGCGCAGGAGGTCATGGAGCGCATCCTGAAGGCGGCCGGGGCCGACGAAGTGATCACGATCCAGCGCTACGCGCACCTCGTGGGCGGATGCCGGATGGCGGCCGACGAGACCGAAGGCGTCGTCGACGCGGACTGCCGCACGTTCGCCGTCCCCAACCTGCTCATCGTCGACGGCAGTGTCCTGCCCACCCAGGGCAGCGCGAACCCCGCACTCACGATCATGGCGATCGCCGCGCGGGCTGCAGACCGCCTGGTGCGGTACCCCGAACCCACAGAGAAAGGAAGATCATGA
- a CDS encoding thiamine pyrophosphate-requiring protein → MTTTVSDFVIQRIREWGVSRVFAFPGDGIGEFDGALGKAERDGVGVEYIRPTHEEICSLMATAHAKFTGEVGVCIATSSPGAFHLLNGLYDAAMDNQPVVAIVGQQGLNAFGTFNQQQSNLERTFSDVAAYVQTVLSPAQAQAVVDTAFRTARVRLQPTVIILPHDVQGLEMEEPSPETWVSRSSAVAPSIAVLPPHEQVAKAAEIINAGSRVTFLVGHGANGATDLVLEAARKAGAGIITALRGKQVIPSDVPYHTQQLGLLGSLPSYHQMKDCDTLVLLGTNYPYGQFLPASGQARAVQVDLRPEQLGLRYPTELNLWGDVAATLEALVPLLEEKADHSWQERVAAEMVEWEDEMAAQAEVEYEDGVNPRRVYRELNKRLPPQAIVTADAGSTADWYGHHIRLRRGMMGDLSGRLATMVAAMPYAVAAKFAYPERPVICTIGDGAFQMLGMNELITIKKYLSRWENPQLIILVLHNDDLTQVSWEMRTEDANPVWATSQDVESVDYAGWAELLGFTGIRVTSDDQVAAAWDTAFATRGVTLIDAHTSKNVPPLPPHITKEFAKNTALAFLKGDPDRKGAILDSAQALLTEGVERVKSKLNLGGDGASGA, encoded by the coding sequence ATGACGACCACCGTCAGCGATTTCGTGATTCAGCGCATCCGGGAATGGGGGGTCAGCCGCGTCTTCGCGTTCCCGGGCGACGGGATCGGCGAGTTCGACGGCGCCCTCGGAAAAGCGGAACGGGACGGGGTCGGCGTCGAGTACATCCGCCCCACCCACGAAGAGATCTGCTCTCTGATGGCCACCGCTCACGCCAAGTTCACCGGCGAGGTCGGCGTGTGCATCGCGACGTCGAGCCCGGGCGCGTTCCATCTGCTCAACGGCCTGTACGACGCGGCGATGGACAATCAGCCCGTGGTCGCGATCGTCGGTCAGCAGGGCCTCAACGCTTTCGGCACCTTCAACCAGCAGCAGAGCAACCTCGAGCGGACGTTCTCCGATGTGGCGGCGTACGTGCAGACGGTCCTTTCTCCCGCCCAGGCGCAAGCGGTTGTGGACACGGCTTTCCGCACCGCGCGGGTGCGCCTGCAGCCGACGGTCATCATCCTGCCCCACGACGTGCAGGGGCTGGAGATGGAGGAGCCGTCACCCGAGACCTGGGTGTCCCGGTCGAGCGCGGTCGCCCCATCCATCGCGGTCCTGCCGCCTCACGAGCAGGTCGCGAAAGCAGCAGAGATCATCAACGCCGGCAGCAGGGTGACCTTCCTCGTCGGTCACGGCGCGAACGGCGCGACGGACCTGGTGCTGGAGGCGGCGCGCAAAGCAGGTGCGGGCATCATCACAGCTCTCCGCGGCAAACAGGTCATCCCCTCCGATGTGCCGTACCACACCCAGCAGCTCGGCCTGCTCGGGTCGCTGCCGAGCTACCACCAGATGAAGGACTGCGACACTCTCGTGCTGCTGGGCACGAACTATCCGTACGGGCAGTTCCTGCCTGCGAGCGGTCAGGCGCGAGCCGTGCAGGTCGACCTCCGGCCCGAGCAGCTGGGCCTGCGCTATCCGACGGAGCTCAACCTGTGGGGGGATGTCGCTGCGACGCTGGAGGCCCTGGTCCCGCTCCTGGAGGAGAAGGCGGATCATTCCTGGCAGGAGCGCGTCGCCGCCGAGATGGTCGAGTGGGAAGACGAGATGGCGGCCCAGGCCGAGGTCGAATACGAGGACGGCGTGAATCCGCGACGCGTCTACCGCGAACTCAACAAGAGGCTGCCGCCGCAGGCGATCGTCACCGCGGATGCCGGCTCGACCGCCGACTGGTACGGGCACCACATCCGGCTGCGTCGCGGGATGATGGGCGACCTCTCCGGCCGCCTGGCCACGATGGTCGCCGCCATGCCGTATGCGGTCGCCGCGAAATTCGCCTACCCGGAACGCCCCGTCATCTGCACGATCGGCGACGGCGCCTTCCAGATGCTCGGCATGAACGAGCTCATCACGATCAAGAAATACCTGTCGCGGTGGGAGAACCCGCAGCTGATCATCCTGGTGCTCCACAACGACGACCTCACGCAGGTCTCGTGGGAGATGCGCACGGAGGACGCGAATCCGGTGTGGGCGACATCGCAGGATGTCGAGTCGGTCGACTACGCGGGGTGGGCCGAACTGCTCGGCTTCACGGGCATCCGCGTCACCAGCGACGACCAGGTCGCGGCCGCCTGGGACACGGCGTTCGCGACCCGCGGCGTGACGCTGATCGACGCGCACACCAGCAAGAACGTTCCGCCGCTGCCACCGCACATCACCAAGGAATTCGCGAAGAACACTGCCCTCGCGTTCCTGAAAGGGGACCCGGACAGGAAGGGCGCGATCCTCGACTCGGCGCAGGCGCTTCTGACCGAGGGGGTTGAACGCGTCAAGAGCAAGCTGAACCTCGGCGGCGACGGCGCGTCGGGGGCGTGA
- a CDS encoding enolase C-terminal domain-like protein, translating to MTKEGAATGAEVRGYTVPTRTDSVERPESDGTARWDATSLIVVQVTAGSETGLGYAYGSPAMFAVAREVLLPSLIGSDPLDTTRAFWSMARSVRNQGWPGVCAGAISAVDVALHDLKARLLDVSLTALLGGARRSVSAYGSGGFTDYSERELRDQLGGWAAEGMRAVKLKIGSDPDADLARVAAARDAVGPDVELFVDANGAYERKQALWFAERFAELGVTWFEEPVSSDDLSGLRLLRDRAPGGVRIAAGEYGYTPAYFHAMLSAGAVDVIQADATRCGGVSGFLLAAAQAQGAGIPASSHTAPAIHASLGAALPDVVNAEYFHDHVLVERLFFDGLPTLADGELVPDRGSPGHGLTLRDADAEPYLTARWRS from the coding sequence ATGACGAAGGAAGGTGCCGCCACCGGCGCCGAGGTCCGCGGCTACACCGTGCCGACGCGCACGGACAGCGTCGAACGGCCCGAGTCGGACGGCACCGCCCGCTGGGATGCGACATCGTTGATCGTCGTGCAGGTCACCGCCGGTTCGGAGACGGGTCTCGGCTACGCCTACGGGTCGCCGGCGATGTTCGCGGTCGCGCGGGAGGTGCTGCTTCCGTCGCTGATCGGGTCTGATCCGCTCGACACGACGCGCGCGTTCTGGTCGATGGCGCGATCGGTGCGCAATCAGGGGTGGCCCGGGGTCTGCGCCGGGGCGATCTCGGCGGTGGATGTCGCGCTGCACGACCTCAAGGCGCGTCTGCTCGACGTCTCGCTCACCGCGCTGCTCGGTGGGGCGCGTCGGTCGGTGAGCGCGTACGGCAGTGGCGGATTCACCGACTACAGCGAGAGGGAACTGCGGGACCAGCTCGGGGGATGGGCGGCCGAGGGGATGCGCGCCGTGAAGCTGAAGATCGGATCGGATCCTGACGCGGACCTTGCGCGGGTGGCAGCCGCACGCGACGCGGTCGGGCCAGACGTCGAACTCTTCGTCGACGCCAACGGCGCGTACGAGCGCAAGCAGGCATTGTGGTTCGCGGAGCGCTTCGCCGAACTGGGCGTCACCTGGTTCGAGGAGCCGGTTTCCAGCGATGACCTTTCGGGGTTGCGGCTCCTGCGCGACCGTGCGCCGGGAGGGGTCCGTATCGCTGCCGGCGAATACGGGTACACGCCGGCCTATTTCCACGCGATGCTCTCGGCCGGAGCGGTCGACGTCATCCAGGCCGACGCCACGCGGTGCGGCGGAGTCAGCGGATTCCTGCTCGCGGCCGCGCAGGCTCAGGGCGCGGGGATCCCGGCGAGCTCTCACACGGCCCCAGCCATCCACGCGTCGCTCGGGGCGGCCCTGCCCGACGTCGTCAACGCGGAGTACTTCCACGACCATGTCCTCGTCGAGCGTCTGTTCTTCGATGGCCTGCCCACGCTGGCGGATGGCGAACTCGTTCCCGATCGGGGCAGTCCAGGGCACGGGCTCACGCTGCGGGATGCCGACGCCGAGCCGTACCTGACCGCACGCTGGCGGAGCTGA
- a CDS encoding DUF6328 family protein, whose translation MNDGLPDVDPDDGRNESVSQRSDRNWDEILQELRVTQTGTQIITGFLLTIAFQQRFTELGSFLTGIYLALVVLAAICTGLGLVPVALHRALFRRHEKAKAVTIADRFVKAAVALVAVLAGGVVLFIFSFVGGTVAGIVAGVAVWIALAVLLLLVPLGSRDRAEHR comes from the coding sequence ATGAACGATGGATTGCCGGATGTCGACCCGGACGACGGTCGCAACGAGTCGGTGAGCCAGCGCTCGGACCGCAACTGGGACGAGATCCTCCAGGAACTGCGGGTCACCCAGACGGGAACCCAGATCATCACCGGGTTCCTGCTCACCATCGCCTTCCAGCAGCGGTTCACTGAACTGGGGTCGTTCCTCACCGGCATCTACCTCGCACTCGTCGTCCTGGCGGCGATCTGCACGGGACTCGGGCTGGTGCCGGTCGCGCTGCACCGGGCGCTCTTCCGGCGTCACGAGAAGGCGAAGGCCGTGACGATCGCCGACAGGTTCGTCAAGGCGGCGGTGGCCCTCGTCGCGGTGCTCGCCGGCGGCGTCGTCCTGTTCATCTTCAGTTTCGTCGGTGGGACGGTCGCGGGGATCGTTGCGGGCGTCGCGGTCTGGATCGCGCTGGCGGTGCTCCTGCTCCTCGTGCCGCTCGGCTCGCGCGACCGCGCCGAGCATCGCTGA
- a CDS encoding SDR family oxidoreductase: MDTDFQGKVIVVTGASGGVGRATAVEFGRLGARVALLARGQAGLDGAAREVERSGGSALPISVDVADAEAVDAAAERVEAELGPIDVWVNVAFSSIFAPVAELAAAEVRRATEVTYLGFVYGTMSALRRMRGRGTGTIVQVGSALAYRGIPLQAAYCGAKHAIQGFNESLRCELLHEKSAIRTTMVQLPALNTPQFSWVLSRLPHQAQPVPPIYQPEVAARAIVWAAAHPQRREYWVGASTVATLLVNAVAPGMLDRYLGSTGFSSQQTAEPRSDDQPANLWEPADGSRDFGTHGRFDDRAASTSRQWWFSKHHRSVGLAVGAVVASAAVQLTGGRARRS, from the coding sequence ATGGATACGGATTTTCAGGGAAAGGTCATCGTCGTCACGGGAGCTTCCGGTGGCGTCGGGCGCGCCACCGCGGTGGAGTTCGGGCGGCTCGGCGCACGGGTCGCGCTCCTCGCGCGGGGCCAGGCGGGACTCGACGGCGCAGCGAGAGAGGTCGAGCGCTCGGGCGGCTCGGCGTTGCCGATCAGCGTCGACGTGGCCGACGCGGAGGCGGTGGATGCGGCTGCCGAACGCGTCGAAGCGGAACTCGGGCCGATCGACGTGTGGGTGAACGTCGCGTTCTCGTCGATCTTCGCACCGGTGGCCGAACTCGCTGCGGCGGAGGTCCGGCGCGCAACGGAAGTCACCTACCTCGGCTTCGTCTACGGGACGATGTCGGCCCTGCGCCGGATGCGCGGACGCGGAACCGGGACGATCGTGCAGGTGGGCTCCGCACTCGCGTACCGCGGCATCCCGTTGCAGGCCGCCTACTGCGGGGCGAAGCACGCGATCCAGGGCTTCAACGAGTCGCTGCGCTGCGAACTGCTGCACGAGAAGAGCGCCATCCGCACGACCATGGTTCAGCTTCCGGCGCTCAACACGCCGCAGTTCAGCTGGGTGCTCTCACGCCTGCCGCACCAGGCGCAGCCGGTGCCGCCGATCTACCAGCCCGAGGTCGCCGCACGCGCGATCGTCTGGGCGGCCGCGCATCCGCAGCGTCGCGAATACTGGGTGGGCGCGAGCACGGTCGCCACCCTCCTCGTCAACGCGGTGGCGCCGGGGATGCTCGACCGCTACCTGGGTTCGACAGGGTTCTCGTCGCAGCAGACGGCCGAGCCGCGCAGCGACGACCAGCCGGCGAACCTCTGGGAGCCGGCGGACGGCTCCCGGGACTTCGGGACGCACGGCAGGTTCGACGACCGGGCCGCGTCCACGAGCCGGCAGTGGTGGTTCTCGAAACACCATCGGAGCGTCGGACTCGCGGTCGGCGCCGTCGTCGCGTCGGCGGCGGTGCAACTCACGGGCGGGCGTGCTCGTCGATCGTGA
- a CDS encoding glycoside hydrolase family 15 protein — MTVTSALRDYGVIGDGRTIALVGRNGSIDWLPLPSLNSLPVFAGLLDDESGGRIELAPVGEFTVSRRYVRGTNVLTSLIHTPTGSVRVTDALITGIEGRLPWTELGRRIEGVEGEVRMRWSVQPGTLLGTASPWIHHDGAHSIIHAGSVTIGVTGTEHHPRRRRQPAHSETALHGTFTTAPGSRHILALVATENEPLHLPDAQTVDAGIDRTIATWREWSKTFAFDGRWSSEVQRSALLLKSLVYAPTGAVAAAATTSLPESAYGGKNWDYRFAWVRDAAYSVRALVRFGLRTETHAAFSWLLETIEDDPSDLHVFYDLDGSVPHGVTTFDVPGWNGIGPVVSGNRAQDQRQLGVFGDLLGLAREYVNAGNILDEKTKRMLAGVANRACDFWRTPDSGMWELVEPRHFTSSKMGCWQALDAAVHLAEKGQLHGSPDRWRAERERIRDWIGEHCWSEELGAYTMVAGGTDLDASVLLHAVSGFDTGPRMASTIDTIVAQLGRGPLLYRYSGMDAVEHPFVACSFWLAAALAAVGRQDEAVALMDRLVKLSNDVGVLAEMIDEDQKTFWETSPRVSAIWA, encoded by the coding sequence GTGACTGTGACTTCGGCCCTGCGCGACTACGGCGTGATCGGCGACGGTCGCACCATCGCCCTGGTGGGACGAAACGGGAGTATCGACTGGCTTCCCCTCCCCAGCCTCAACTCCCTGCCGGTCTTCGCAGGGCTCCTCGACGACGAGTCGGGCGGCCGCATCGAACTCGCCCCGGTCGGCGAGTTCACCGTTTCGCGTCGCTACGTGCGCGGCACCAATGTGCTCACGTCACTCATCCACACCCCGACCGGCAGCGTACGCGTGACGGATGCGCTCATCACGGGTATCGAAGGCCGCCTCCCATGGACTGAACTGGGCCGGCGCATCGAGGGCGTGGAAGGCGAGGTGCGGATGCGCTGGTCGGTGCAGCCGGGAACCCTGCTCGGCACAGCCTCCCCCTGGATCCACCATGACGGCGCGCATTCGATCATCCACGCGGGATCGGTGACGATCGGCGTGACAGGCACAGAACATCACCCACGCCGGCGCCGTCAGCCGGCGCATTCGGAGACCGCCTTGCATGGAACCTTCACGACCGCTCCTGGGTCCCGGCACATCCTCGCCCTTGTCGCGACCGAGAACGAGCCCCTCCACCTGCCCGACGCGCAGACGGTGGATGCTGGAATCGACCGGACGATCGCGACCTGGCGGGAGTGGTCGAAGACTTTCGCGTTCGACGGCAGGTGGTCGTCCGAGGTCCAGCGGAGCGCCCTTCTGCTGAAGTCGCTGGTGTACGCGCCGACCGGGGCGGTTGCGGCCGCCGCCACGACGTCGCTGCCGGAGAGCGCTTACGGCGGAAAGAACTGGGACTACCGGTTCGCCTGGGTGCGCGACGCCGCGTATTCGGTGCGGGCGCTCGTGCGGTTCGGTCTGCGGACAGAGACCCATGCCGCCTTCTCGTGGCTTCTCGAGACCATCGAAGACGATCCTTCCGACCTTCATGTTTTCTACGATCTCGACGGCAGCGTCCCCCATGGTGTCACGACGTTCGACGTTCCGGGCTGGAACGGGATCGGTCCGGTGGTCTCGGGCAATCGCGCTCAGGACCAGCGGCAGCTCGGAGTCTTCGGCGATCTGCTCGGACTCGCTCGCGAGTACGTGAACGCCGGCAACATCCTCGACGAGAAGACGAAACGGATGCTCGCCGGAGTCGCCAACCGGGCCTGCGACTTCTGGCGGACGCCGGATTCCGGGATGTGGGAACTCGTCGAGCCGCGTCACTTCACGTCATCGAAAATGGGATGCTGGCAGGCCCTCGATGCGGCCGTGCACCTTGCGGAGAAGGGGCAACTGCACGGCAGCCCGGACCGGTGGCGTGCAGAACGGGAACGGATCCGCGACTGGATCGGCGAGCATTGCTGGTCTGAGGAACTCGGCGCGTACACCATGGTGGCCGGCGGCACCGACCTCGATGCGTCGGTGCTCCTGCACGCAGTGAGCGGGTTCGACACGGGACCCCGGATGGCGTCGACCATCGACACGATCGTCGCTCAACTCGGTCGCGGCCCCCTGCTCTACCGGTATTCGGGCATGGACGCGGTCGAGCATCCCTTCGTCGCCTGCTCCTTCTGGCTCGCCGCCGCGCTCGCAGCCGTCGGGCGACAGGATGAGGCCGTCGCATTGATGGACCGGCTCGTGAAGCTGTCGAACGATGTGGGCGTGCTGGCCGAGATGATCGACGAGGACCAGAAGACGTTCTGGGAAACCTCCCCCAGGGTCTCAGCCATCTGGGCCTGA